The stretch of DNA AACCCGAACCTGACGGTGATATTCAAGGCGGACCGCGGCGCCGAGTACGGGCGGCTGATGGAGGTCTTCCAGCAGCTCCAGAAATCGCGAGCCTACAAGATATCCCTCTCCACCGAGCTCGAAACCGGAGGGCTCTGACACTCCAGGAACAAACCCCGCAGCCCCGGCGTATTAAACCCGGCCAGTAGAAGGGGTTCGATATGGCAAACGAAGACAAAAGCGGCGATCGCCTCTTCGACGCGAAGGCCAAGCGCGGCCTCTTCCTCCAGGCGCTCCTTCTGTCCATCCTGTGCTGTCAGGTGGTCGTCCTGGGGATGAGCAACTTCGTGGGGCCGGTGCAGCCTTTCGTGCTCCAGCGCAACGTGCAGCAGCTGGAGAACATCGAGGTTATCAAGCCGCCCTCGAAAACGATTCAGATTCCCGAGGTCAAGCCGCCGCCCAAGCTCGTCCAGGCCGCCCCCGAGATATCCGAGGACGAGGAGGCCGCGGAGACCATTGACATCCCCACATTCGAGCACGTCGTGGTGGAGGACACCGGCCATAGCGTATTCTCCGATCTGGGGCCCATCGGCGGCGATGAGGTGGGTGAAGAGCGGGGGCTCACGCCTCCCGAGAAGATTTCCGCCCCGGACCCCGAGTACCCGCCCATGCTCAAGGAGGCGGGCTGGTCCGGCACCTGCTCCATCGGGCTCTACATTGACGAATCGGGAAACATAGGCAAGGTCTGGGTCATCCGCAGTACCGGCAAGGCCGAGGCCGATCAGGCGGCGATCGAGGCCGCCTGGGCCTCCC from bacterium encodes:
- a CDS encoding TonB family protein, whose product is MANEDKSGDRLFDAKAKRGLFLQALLLSILCCQVVVLGMSNFVGPVQPFVLQRNVQQLENIEVIKPPSKTIQIPEVKPPPKLVQAAPEISEDEEAAETIDIPTFEHVVVEDTGHSVFSDLGPIGGDEVGEERGLTPPEKISAPDPEYPPMLKEAGWSGTCSIGLYIDESGNIGKVWVIRSTGKAEADQAAIEAAWASQWRPATQNGVPIAKKISITYEFEIDVY